Proteins co-encoded in one Oncorhynchus tshawytscha isolate Ot180627B linkage group LG34, Otsh_v2.0, whole genome shotgun sequence genomic window:
- the LOC112237418 gene encoding zinc finger protein 330: protein MPKKKTGARKKAENRKEREKQTRANKGFVDVAKSPCNSAMECDKCQRRQKNRAFCYFCANVQKLPQCGQCGKTKCMKSSDCVIKHPGIHATGMGMVGAVCDFCEAWVCHGRKCLSTHACTCPLMDADCIECERCVWDHGGRVYRCSFCHNFLCEDDQFEHQASCQVLEAETYKCASCNRLGQHSCLRCKACFCDDHVKSKVFKQDKGKNPPCPKCGHETQETKDLSMSTRTTKFGRQSGADEDSYGYGGYGASGYDSYWKNVSSSGGGEGDQEDDGGDDDDDDDEEEDDEEDDEEEEDDEEEKEVADSLARLKIEGTPVIEAVP from the exons ATGCCGAAAAAGAAGACTGGTGCACGCAAGAAGGCAGAGAACCGCAAGGAACGGGAGAAACAGACTCGAGCCAACAAGGGCTTTGTTGACGTTGCAAAGTCCCCTTGCAATTCAGCAATG GAATGTGACAAATGCCAGAG ACGGCAGAAGAACAGAGCTTTCTGCTACTTCTGTGCAAACGTTCAGAAGCTGCCCCAGTGCGGTCAATGTG gcaaaaccaaatgcatgaaGTCATCAGACTGTGTCATCAAGCACCCAGGGATCCACGCTACGGGAATGGGCATGGTG GGGGCCGTGTGTGACTTCTGTGAGGCCTGGGTGTGCCACGGGAGAAAGTGCCTCAGTACACACGCTTGCACATGTCCTCTCATGGATGCCGACTGTATCGAGTGTGAACGCTGTGTATGGGACCATG GGGGAAGGGTATACCGTTGCTCCTTCTGCCACAACTTCCTGTGTGAGGATGACCAGTTTGAGCACCAAGCCAGTTGCCAAGTCCTGGAGGCGGAGACTTACAAAT GTGCTTCCTGCAACAGATTAGGACAACACTCCTGCCTGCGTTGCAAG gcctGTTTCTGTGACGACCATGTGAAGAGTAAGGTGTTCAAACAGGACAAGGGTAAAAATCCTCCCTGCCCCAAGTGTGGCCATGAGACCCAGGAGACTAAGGACCTCAGCATGTCCA CCCGTACGACAAAGTTTGGCCGACAGAGTGGTGCTGACGAGGATAGCTACGGCTATGGAGGTTATGGGGCTTCTGGCTACGACTCCTACTGGAAGAACGTTTCATCGTccggaggaggggagggagaccagGAGGACGATGGCGgagatgacgatgatgatgacgacgaggaggaggatgatgaggaagatgatgaggaggaggaggatgatgaggaggagaaagaggtagCTGACTCTCTGGCACGTCTTAAAATTGAAGGGACCCCTGTGATCGAAGCAGTTCCCTAG